The genomic window GCTGGTAAATATTATGAATTGAGGGTATAATAATGGTGAGCTCTCTAGGAGCAAACAGCATCGCTATAGCAGGGGTGAACAGGGATGGAGCGTATAATGTGCGATCCAGAGATTCTTGGGGGGAAACCGGTAATAAAGGGTACAAGGATAGCGGTTTACTTGATATTGGACTTACTTGCAGAGAGATATTCGTTTGAGGATATCCTCAGAATCTATCCTCATCTTACTGTAGATGATATAAAGGCATGCATTGCCTATGCTTCTACCTTATGCCGAGCCGGGGAGATTGAGGAAGTATATAGGGCTGCGAGTAATGGCTAGGTTTCTATGTGACGAGAATATATTCCCTTCCACGCTCAAGCTCCTCCGATCCCGTGGATTTGATGCGAAGGATGTAAAGGAATTGGGATTATCAGGGATGACTGACCGGAAGTTATTTGACCTTGCAAAAGATGAGGATAGAATCCTTCTTACATTGGATTTACACTTTTCAAATATATCCCTCTTTCCCCCGTCAGAGTGCCCCGGGATTGTCATAATCCGCGTTAAACCGGCAGTACCGTCCAGAGTTGATAAGGCACTAGAGATTTTTCTGCAAAGAATGAATCTCGATCGAATCAAGGGGGCCCTAGTCATCGTAAGCGAAGATAGGTTTAGAATCAGACGATGACCAGAGTGGGCTCCGGCGCCGCCGGGGCAGCGCCATACTCATGCGGATGAAAACTCCCCCGGCGGCTGGGCCCATCTGTGAGCCTGTGTTTCCCCATGGGATTCCGAACCATCCGCGTCTCAGACTATCTATCAGTAATAGTCCGCATGGACTAAAGCCTGAAGGCCTGCGGTTGGCTCAGCTCAGTCAGCCCATACAACCTTGAAAGTCTTAATCTCCAGCGGCCTGATGGTGAATGCGAATTCTTGGCCGCTGCACTTTAGCTGCCTTGATTCCTCTGGAAGATCCTTTTCCATCAAGTCGCATTCTGTGACCTGCTTTATCTCCCTATACAGGCGGATCGTCGCATTGGTCCTCCGGTTATATGCTTCGTATACTCGGATAATCGTGGCATCTTCATCTTCTGCCTTCTTGATCGCCTCAATGACGACATTTTCCCGGTCTACGCTGATCATCGATAGGGTCTGCGGCAGGTTGCCACCTTGCCTTTCGACGACTTTACCAATCAACGGGTTATTCAAGTCGTAAGCCTGGGCAACGGTGCCGCCTTCTCGCCAGTCGCCGATATGCGGATAAAGCGAATAGATGAAATGATGGACTTCCTTATCAGCGGCTGGGTTGGGAACTGTGCCGCTGCGCAAAAGGGTAAGCCTCATATGGCCATCTTTGATGTCATAACCGTATTTGCAGTCATTCATCAAGCTGACCCCGTAGCCATCCTCCGACAAATCAGCCCATTTGTGCCCGCAGACTTCAAATTGGGCAATGTCCCATGAGGTATTGAAGTGCGTGCTTCGCTCGATATGGCCAAACTGGATTTCGTAGGTAGCCTTGGTGGCATTGATATCCACAGGGAAGGATACCTTTAGCACGATGTCTTTTTCCTTCCAATCCACCGTTGTGTTGAAGTCTATTCGTGGAATATCATTGTATATGATTATATCTTGAACGATACTAGATGATAGGAATTTCCTGGTTATGCGCAGGATGCCGCTCACCGGGCCATTTTCCAGAACCTCGACACTCTCTACGTCATCGACCTCCCACATTTTTTCGCTATAGTAGATGTCAAGATTCCAGTTGTCTTCCCTCCGCGGCTTATCCTCAAAGGCCTGAATTACATTGCCTCTTTCTCCGGCTTTCAGCACTTCCCGGCCGACTCTCTTGTCAATTATACTGGTAAAGTGGCCGTGTTCATCAAGCTCGATCCGGAAGTAGCTGTTTTCCAGCCGTTCTTTATTTACTCTCAGTTGCAGGTTATCTCCCGCGGGCTCGGCAGTAACGAGCTTGAATGCAGTGTAACCTTTAGGGGCGACGCCGGTGACATACGCTACATAACGACCGTTATCGCCCGTGATCTTCTGGCATGGGAAAAGGCGTCCATCAGCCGACTGTAATTGAATGGCTTCTTCACCAAAGGGATATGAGAATTCAACAAGGCCGCATCCCGGGAATGAATTGGGATTGAAGACTATGAGGGATCTCTGGCCGACATTCACAGCGGAGGCTATGCGCTCCAGACCTTCGGACAGGATCTTCTTCCCGGTAGCGAAGATCTGCCGATAGATCTCATCCGTATCTTCATATACTTGCTTTATGGAAGACCCCGGTAACACGTCATGGAATTGGTTTAGCAGGATCTTCCGCCAGCCACTATTCAGTTCCTCGGCTGGATAATTTGCGTCAAACAAGGCGCGATTTAACGATGAAATCCACTCTGCCGTGGTATAAAGGAATTCGGCCTTCCGGTTGTTTCGTTTATTTTTGGCAATAGAAGTATATGTGCCTCGATGCACCTCATAATATAGTTCCCCTACCCATCTAGGCAGCCGCTTGTTGCCCTTGACTCGCTCGTTTAGCTCATCAAAAAAGGCTCTAGCCTTACCGGGTCTCGCTACTGGAGCGCCAGGCAGCCCATGCTCATACCTGCGAATTGTCTCAATCATCTCTCTGGTGACGCCGCCGCCACCATCGCCATAACCGTAGGGCAGTATAATATCGTTGTTAATGTCCTTTTGCTGATACTGCCTCCAAGATTCAATGATGTCTCCCTGGTCGGGCAGGCCGTTGTAGAAATGCGGGCTATAGAGGGTCTGATTCTACCCACATTCCGCCTTCTGGTTCCCAGCGGCCCTCTTTTACTCTTTTTTTGATCTCATTGAAAACCGCAGGATGGTCTTCTTTTACGAATTCGTAGAGCTGGGGTTGGCTGGACATGAATATGAATTCAGGATATTCATCCATAAGTCTCAGCGCGGTAGAAAAACTGCGAACTGCCTTTTCGCGGGTATGTGAATACTGCCACAGCCAGGCCACATCTATGTGCGTATGGCCCAGACAAGTAACTATGGCATCTAGGTGTTCAGGACTGGCGTAGAGCCTCTCCTTGATATAGTCATTTGCTTCCCGTAAGGTGGCATAGAATTCAGCCGAATAAGCAACTCGCAAGTCGACTTTGTTAATGGTGTCATTCAAAATAGATAGTAGCTTGATTCTCTCTATAGTGTCCTCTGGCAGATATGAAATCACTTGGAACGGGACTCTGATATTGTAGTAAAAGTCTTCGATCAAGGGATCTACCGTTCGCAATTCGGCAAAGAATGTGACGTCATTGCCATCATCTACGAAGTTATAGCTTCGCTTCAAGCCACTAAAGACGTAAATCATCACATCATAGATTCTTCCCCCGGAGGCGCTGTTGGAGAGCAATGCTTCCTGATGGTTGGTATCGAATGCTTGATATTCCTTTCCATCAAGATACAGCAGCATCTGGGGATTGAGCGCCAACCAGCCTGTCTTATTTGTGCGGACCCTTAACACCACTTTCTTCTTGTCAAACCTGGCCGGTATCTCTATCTTGGTGCGGAAAAGAGCATATTTACCTGAAGCCGACCCGCTCCAAGGAGTGCCAGTAGTGTAGTCTTGCCAATTGTCGGTAATGGTATCTAGTAGTAAACTCGAAAACTCGGCTCGTTCAATTTACATTTATCTGTAAAAGAGGCTATAAAGTGATTGTAAAACTGATTGATTAAGTTGTTGATGATCTATTTCTACAGGGAGGCTCAAAATCCTTCTTCTTGGATGATAAAAACCGAGAAATATATGTGGCGACTACATTATCTCCACCTAAAAGCACGGGTGACAAGCTCTTGGCCAGATCTCTAAGGTGGGTGGCGAGTTATTGGTCATCCCAAACCGCTGGTGACGAGTTTTCGGTCACCCTAGACCGATGGTGGCGAGTCTCTGGGCAGGTTGCGCGCGGAAGTGACTGAGAATTCGTCAGCTTAGACCGAGGGTGACGAGACTGTAGGCAGGTCCCGCACGGAAGTGGCTAAAAATCCGTCAGCTTCCCCGCCAAGGTGGCGACATTCCCGTCAGGTTGGGATGATTTTGGAAAAGTCTGGGTCTATCTCATCTTGAGCTAGCTAGAATTTAGGCAGGTTTTTCTCAAAGGTGGCCAAGATTTCGTCGGCCTCTGGTCCGTGCCGGCAGATTTCTCGCCACCTTGCCCTCAAATTGGAAGATTATAGGTTATGATTATCCATAATAAGGGATTTTGTAGCATATATTGGCCTGGAGTGGCGAGATTTTGGCCAGTTTGGACGCGGAAGTGGCTGGAATTTCGGCAGCATCTGCTCTCAAGTGCCGAAAATCCTACCAGGCTCTACTCTCCGATGGCCAGAACCTAGGAGATTGCTCGAAAACTCTGACGACCTCTATATATTGTGGGATATAGCTTCTTTGGTAGGGTTTCCGAGCAGATTCCTAGGTCAACATTCTTCGGGATCTCGCCATGTCTGATCTGCCAATTCCTGATCTCCTCGGTGTCAGTATAAATTAGCCCTGCAATGTCGTTCAGGAAGCGCTGAATTCGTCCGTCAATGAAATACATTTTGATCTATCCTCCCAGTAATATGATCTACTACCAGGAATTTGTTATTTCTGTCGTGCTGCGGATGATCTTTTTAACCTTTGATAGCGCCAGCCACTAATGCCTTTATGATGAACTTCTGCATGAATAAAACCATCAGAATGGCTGGTAGCAAGGCCATGGCACTCGCAGCTGCTACCAGTTGGATGCTTATTTCCTGATATGTTCCCTGCGCCATCAAAATCCCCACTGAGACAGGGTAGCTTTTTTCTTTGTCTAAGAGCAGAAATGGGATAAGAAACTGCGACCATGCACTAGATATGGGCATTCTGCCTTGAGATTCGCCCCCGGCGATCAGCCTCTTGAACTGCAGCCCATAGACTCGCCTTACTAGTGCTGAATGGGAGATTCGCGATACCGGGTTCGCTAAGGATACCTGATATCACTTCATCCAAAAGAGGGTAGTCGTCCTCATGAAGTCCTAGGCCATTTAATGTCATCGGTGCATTCATTCCCATGCATAATCTCAGGAAATCATTTATTTCGGAATGCACCGGATTCATTAACAGCATTTGAATGACTATGCCAAAGGCTACCTGTTCTCCGTGTAGACTTGTCTTGCGTGCATTCTCGATTCGAGTTAAATGGTTATAAAAGGCATGGGCTATAGAAAACTTGTACCGGTCAGTAACCATTCCACTAGCAATGCCGGGGAGGGCCATACTCACCCAGATGGCCTGTTCTACCGTCTCAGTCATCTGTCCCTGTCCCAGTTCAGACACCGCCTTTGGGCCGCGCTCAAAGAGCAAATCCCGGCAAAGCTTTGCGTTGTTTAGGGCAGTCCAGATAGAGGGATGGTGTCTATCCGTAGTATCTACCAACGACGAGATCTCATACCATTTTGCCAAGGCATCAAGTATACCAGCAGCCAGGTGTCGGGCCGGCGCGCTGGCAAGAATCTCAAAGTCCACCAGCGTAAGATCGGGACTATGTTGTAGTTCACTTGACGCCGGATTTTTTCCTTCCGAGTCATAAACGACGGATAGCGAAGTCCAGCATGCACATGTAGTCGGTGTCGTTGGTATAAGCGCGACCGGCAAGGCGGCGATTTCTCCCACCAGTTTTGCCAGGTCCATTATCTTTCCGCCGCCAACCCCCACGACCCATGAAGCATCCAAGTCTTTCGCCTGGTCCGCCAACTCCTCGGCCAACTGCCAATAACACTGCTGGCCAGCATGTATAAGGTGAAAGCTGCAGTTTCCTGCACTAAGAGCCTGCTGCATCACATCCCCGGCCCTTTCCCATGCCGTTCTCCCAGCAACGACCAAGACGTGGACGTCTTTTAGGTAACAGGGAAGAAAATGCTTGATGGCTCCGGATTGAGCGATATAACGAATTGGTGCCGTACGCAAAACCTGAGACAACATAGTCCCTTGCCTCCAGTATCTATCGACATCAGGTCAATCATAGTCTGCATAGTCCGGGTTTTTGTCGAATCCTAAAGAAGCCCCAGCGATTCCATGACTCTCCTGATGTTTGCCTTTTCTTCCTCAGTGCCGGGAGTTAGCGGCAGTCTTGGAATTCCGGCATTATAACCAATCATTTTCATAGCTTCTTTTATAAGAGATACAGGATTTGTGCGGCCATTCTGGCCCATAACCCTGAACAACCGGAAGAACTTCTGCTGCATTTCCGCTGCTTCCTTGACATTGCCGGCAAG from Bacillota bacterium includes these protein-coding regions:
- a CDS encoding DUF433 domain-containing protein → MERIMCDPEILGGKPVIKGTRIAVYLILDLLAERYSFEDILRIYPHLTVDDIKACIAYASTLCRAGEIEEVYRAASNG
- a CDS encoding DUF5615 family PIN-like protein gives rise to the protein MARFLCDENIFPSTLKLLRSRGFDAKDVKELGLSGMTDRKLFDLAKDEDRILLTLDLHFSNISLFPPSECPGIVIIRVKPAVPSRVDKALEIFLQRMNLDRIKGALVIVSEDRFRIRR
- a CDS encoding alpha-mannosidase → MIETIRRYEHGLPGAPVARPGKARAFFDELNERVKGNKRLPRWVGELYYEVHRGTYTSIAKNKRNNRKAEFLYTTAEWISSLNRALFDANYPAEELNSGWRKILLNQFHDVLPGSSIKQVYEDTDEIYRQIFATGKKILSEGLERIASAVNVGQRSLIVFNPNSFPGCGLVEFSYPFGEEAIQLQSADGRLFPCQKITGDNGRYVAYVTGVAPKGYTAFKLVTAEPAGDNLQLRVNKERLENSYFRIELDEHGHFTSIIDKRVGREVLKAGERGNVIQAFEDKPRREDNWNLDIYYSEKMWEVDDVESVEVLENGPVSGILRITRKFLSSSIVQDIIIYNDIPRIDFNTTVDWKEKDIVLKVSFPVDINATKATYEIQFGHIERSTHFNTSWDIAQFEVCGHKWADLSEDGYGVSLMNDCKYGYDIKDGHMRLTLLRSGTVPNPAADKEVHHFIYSLYPHIGDWREGGTVAQAYDLNNPLIGKVVERQGGNLPQTLSMISVDRENVVIEAIKKAEDEDATIIRVYEAYNRRTNATIRLYREIKQVTECDLMEKDLPEESRQLKCSGQEFAFTIRPLEIKTFKVVWAD
- a CDS encoding iron-containing alcohol dehydrogenase produces the protein MLSQVLRTAPIRYIAQSGAIKHFLPCYLKDVHVLVVAGRTAWERAGDVMQQALSAGNCSFHLIHAGQQCYWQLAEELADQAKDLDASWVVGVGGGKIMDLAKLVGEIAALPVALIPTTPTTCACWTSLSVVYDSEGKNPASSELQHSPDLTLVDFEILASAPARHLAAGILDALAKWYEISSLVDTTDRHHPSIWTALNNAKLCRDLLFERGPKAVSELGQGQMTETVEQAIWVSMALPGIASGMVTDRYKFSIAHAFYNHLTRIENARKTSLHGEQVAFGIVIQMLLMNPVHSEINDFLRLCMGMNAPMTLNGLGLHEDDYPLLDEVISGILSEPGIANLPFSTSKASLWAAVQEADRRGRISRQNAHI